From the genome of Brassica oleracea var. oleracea cultivar TO1000 chromosome C4, BOL, whole genome shotgun sequence:
NNNNNNNNNNNNNNNNNNNNNNNNNNNNNNNNNNNNNNNNNNNNNNNNNNNNNNNNNNNNNNNNNNNNNNNNNNNNNNNNNNNNNNNNNNNNNNNNNNNNNNNNNNNNNNNNNNNNNNNNNNNNNNNNNNNNNNNNNNNNNNNNNNNNNNNNNNNNNNNNNNNNNNNNNNNNNNNNNNNNNNNNNNNNNNNNNNNNNNNNNNNNNNNNNNNNNNNNNNNNNNNNNNNNNNNNNNNNNNNNNNNNNNNNNNNNNNNNNNNNNNNNNNNNNNNNNNNNNNNNNNNNNNNNNNNNNNNNNNNNNNNNNNNNNNNNNNNNNNNNNNNNNNNNNNNNNNNNNNNNNNNNNNNNNNNNNNNNNNNNNNNNNNNNNNNNNNNNNNNNNNNNNNNNNNNNNNNNNNNNNNNNNNNNNNNNNNNNNNNNNNNNNNNNNNNNNNNNNNNNNNNNNNNNNNNNNNNNNNNNNNNNNNNNNNNNNNNNNNNNNNNNNNNNNNNNNNNNNNNNNNNNNNNNNNNNNNNNNNNNNNNNNNNNNNNNNNNNNNNNNNNNNNNNNNNNNNNNNNNNNNNNNNNNNNNNNNNNNNNNNNNNNNNNNNNNNNNNNNNNNNNNNNNNNNNNNNNNNNNNNNNNNNNNNNNNNNNNNNNNNNNNNNNNNNNNNNNNNNNNNNNNNNNNNNNNNNNNNNNNNNNNNNNNNNNNNNNNNNNNNNNNNNNNNNNNNNNNNNNNNNNNNNNNNNNNNNNNNNNNNNNNNNNNNNNNNNNNNNNNNNNNNNNNNNNNNNNNNNNNNNNNNNNNNNNNNNNNNNNNNNNNNNNNNNNNNNNNNNNNNNNNNNNNNNNNNNNNNNNNNNNNNNNNNNNNNNNNNNNNNNNNNNNNNNNNNNNNNNNNNNNNNNNNNNNNNNNNNNNNNNNNNNNNNNNNNNNNNNNNNNNNNNNNNNNNNNNNNNNNNNNNNNNNNNNNNNNNNNNNNNNNNNNNNNNNNNNNNNNNNNNNNNNNNNNNNNNNNNNNNNNNNNNNNNNNNNNNNNNNNNNNNNNNNNNNNNNNNNNNNNNNNNNNNNNNNNNNNNNNNNNNNNNNNNNNNNNNNNNNNNNNNNNNNNNNNNNNNNNNNNNNNNNNNNNNNNNNNNNNNNNNNNNNNNNNNNNNNNNNNNNNNNNNNNNNNNNNNNNNNNNNNNNNNNNNNNNNNNNNNNNNNNNNNNNNNNNNNNNNNNNNNNNNNNNNNNNNNNNNNNNNNNNNNNNNNNNNNNNNNNNNNNNNNNNNNNNNNNNNNNNNNNNNNNNNNNNNNNNNNNNNNNNNNNNNNNNNNNNNNNNNNNNNNNNNNNNNNNNNNNNNNNNNNNNNNNNNNNNNNNNNNNNNNNNNNNNNNNNNNNNNNNNNNNNNNNNNNNNNNNNNNNNNNNNNNNNNNNNNNNNNNNNNNNNNNNNNNNNNNNNNNNNNNNNNNNNNNNNNNNNNNNNNNNNNNNNNNNNNNNNNNNNNNNNNNNNNNNNNNNNNNNNNNNNNNNNNNNNNNNNNNNNNNNNNNNNNNNNNNNNNNNNNNNNNNNNNNNNNNNNNNNNNNNNNNNNNNNNNNNNNNNNNNNNNNNNNNNNNNNNNNNNNNNNNNNNNNNNNNNNNNNNNNNNNNNNNNNNNNNNNNNNNNNNNNNNNNNNNNNNNNNNNNNNNNNNNNNNNNNNNNNNNNNNNNNNNNNNNNNNNNNNNNNNNNNNNNNNNNNNNNNNNNNNNNNNNNNNNNNNNNNNNNNNNNNNNNNNNNNNNNNNNNNNNNNNNNNNNNNNNNNNNNNNNNNNNNNNNNNNNNNNNNNNNNNNNNNNNNNNNNNNNNNNNNNNNNNNNNNNNNNNNNNNNNNNNNNNNNNNNNNNNNNNNNNNNNNNNNNNNNNNNNNNNNNNNNNNNNNNNNNNNNNNNNNNNNNNNNNNNNNNNNNNNNNNNNNNNNNNNNNNNNNNNNNNNNNNNNNNNNNNNNNNNNNNNNNNNNNNNNNNNNNNNNNNNNNNNNNNNNNNNNNNNNNNNNNNNNNNNNNNNNNNNNNNNNNNNNNNNNNNNNNNNNNNNNNNNNNNNNNNNNNNNNNNNNNNNNNNNNNNNNNNNNNNNNNNNNNNNNNNNNNNNNNNNNNNNNNNNNNNNNNNNNNNNNNNNNNNNNNNNNNNNNNNNNNNNNNNNNNNNNNNNNNNNNNNNNNNNNNNNNNNNNNNNNNNNNNNNNNNNNNNNNNNNNNNNNNNNNNNNNNNNNNNNNNNNNNNNNNNNNNNNNNNNNNNNNNNNNNNNNNNNNNNNNNNNNNNNNNNNNNNNNNNNNNNNNNNNNNNNNNNNNNNNNNNNNNNNNNNNNNNNNNNNNNNNNNNNNNNNNNNNNNNNNNNNNNNNNNNNNNNNNNNNNNNNNNNNNNNNNNNNNNNNNNNNNNNNNNNNNNNNNNNNNNNNNNNNNNNNNNNNNNNNNNNNNNNNNNNNNNNNNNNNNNNNNNNNNNNNNNNNNNNNNNNNNNNNNNNNNNNNNNNNNNNNNNNNNNNNNNNNNNNNNNNNNNNNNNNNNNNNNNNNNNNNNNNNNNNNNNNNNNNNNNNNNNNNNNNNNNNNNNNNNNNNNNNNNNNNNNNNNNNNNNNNNNNNNNNNNNNNNNNNNNNNNNNNNNNNNNNNNNNNNNNNNNNNNNNNNNNNNNNNNNNNNNNNNNNNNNNNNNNNNNNNNNNNNNNNNNNNNNNNNNNNNNNNNNNNNNNNNNNNNNNNNNNNNNNNNNNNNNNNNNNNNNNNNNNNNNNNTCCAAGTTTCAGTCAAAGACTTTATTTAGTCAAGTCTTTGTTTCTATTTCCAATGTCTTGTTTTTAGCACATTTTTCTTTGGATCTCTACAACTTGTAATCCTATAAATAAGGCCTTAGAGCCACGAAATAAAACAGATTGTTTTCCCTTTTTATGAGTTTCTCTCATTGTTCTTTGTTTAGAACACTTCTTAGTTTCTTGGTGAGGTTATCTCCAAGTTTCGATCCTTCTTTTGTTGGACCGGTGCGTCACATCCGGCAACGATCGAAGTCTGGTAGTATCTTTGGGCTATTCCGCAACCCTTAGTGTCACCCCTCGATCCATCAGTTCTCAATCCTCTCGGATCTGAGTTCATATCAACCTTACCGAAAGAGTGATCCTTATTTTGGGCGTATCACTTCTTCTCTGTAACGGAATAAAATCCACCATTGTTACAAGAGAAAAAGCTTATGTAAAACAATAAAGAGAGATAGAGAATTACTAATTTACCAGGTTCTGATTCTGAAGGAGATATACCCAAGGTCAGAGGAGACCTCTAAAACTTGCTTGTCTTGGGTTCTTCTTTTAGCTTTCTCTGTTCTTAGCAAACACACTAGTGACTGGAGTCGCGAACTGACCATACGTGAGAGTACCTGGGAGAGAGAACAAAGAGAGAATTATAGATTGGGTTAGATCAATCGAAGAGCAAAGCAATCAAGACGGATACTTCTACACTGATTATTTTTATTTTTATTAGATTTATACCTTATCCAATCCAAAGCAAATTGCCAGTGTGAAATTGACCATCGACGTCACACAGCTCTTGTCCTCCACCTCTCAAATTCAAACTCGGTGATGGCCCGTCCATCCCAATTTCAAATCTATAAACCTTAATTCCAAAATCCAATTTCAACTTTGTTTTCCTTTTACCCTATTTAACAACCGTTACTGTTACGAACTTCTATTTAATTCATGAGAAGAATGATTCATTTTGTATAGTTTTCATTTTTTATAGCTCTCTCGTCTATGAAGAATGTGTTATATCATCAGTAAGATTCTTATATCATAAGAGGAGTTTTTCTTTTTTTTGCTAGATTATATTCTACTAAAAAGTTTACAAAGCCTGGCTTAGTGGCAAATGCCTTGCAAAGAACCGAACCTGAAGCTATTAGTAGCAGCCCAACTAAAAGTTTACTTGCCCAAGCAAACTAGTTAGCTAGCAGAAAGAAGACGGAAGATTGAGAGAGATCAGTGGGGCCATGCTTGGAACAAAGATGAAGAGAATTGTGGATCTTCAATTCGAATTGCCGCAATCCTTAACTTGATGGTTTTATCAATTTCCTTGATGATAGCTGATGGGTGTCTGAATCTGTTTATGGGGGGTCGACCGTTTTTTTTCCCCCAAATGCAGTAAATAGTAGCCTGCCAAGCCAAAAGCATTAGTAATCTGATGTGTTGCGGTGATTTCAGCCTTTCCAGATCACCGAGTAATACATTCCAATTTCTTGGTGTAGAGAAACCCACTCTTCCTGCGATCGAGTGCCAAACCTCCCAAGAGTAAGAGCAAGCGTAGAACAAATGGTCCCTTGATTCAAGATACGAATTACAGAGGATGCAAGTTGGATCAGTCTCAATTCCCCAGTCCACCATTCTGTTTTTGGTAGGGCATCTGTCAAAAACGAACACATGGCAAGAATTTGTGACGTGGAATTCCCTTCGAGAACCAGATCTCCTTACACCAAGGGACTCGTTGTTGCCTCACACGCAACAGGTTATAGATTGCCTTTGTTGAGTAGACATTCGATTTTTTTCCATCATGCATCCATTCTAACCTATCCATGTCGTTGGTGAGCGATAAGGTAGCGAAATATGATAGAATTTTAACCTGTGTTTCTGATCTCGCAGGTGGTAGTTTCTAATTGCCTGACTCCCATATTTCCGCCAAGGTCGTCGTCGCCGGAATGCCAGTGGTGTGAGAGCTTTCGCCTCGAAGGTTTTTTGAGATGTTTCCAAAAGGTGACCACTTACTCGACCAGAAATAGCAAGTTTTGCCATTTCCCACAACCTGTTTGATCCAATCAAAGACGGTGCCGCACTGTAACAGTAAGTAGTTAGCAAGCCAAGAGTTCTTCTGTTTGGTGTTGATGACCCAGAAGTTGTTGATATCACCATCTAGGACTTCTGTGAGATACCAAGTAGCCCAAATAGAGTCTTGCTTGAAGAAAAGTAGCCAGATCAGCATTATCGCAGATGTCGTGTTCCAAGAGACCCAGTTCTTCAAACCCCAAACCTCCTTCATGTTTTTGGAGCACAGATCTTGTCCCAAGCAACTTTGGAGGCCCCATTGCCATCCAGTTTTCCTTTCCGTAGGAACTTAGAACAAAGGGAGTCAATTTCCGATAAGAGGAGTTTTCTTTTCATGAAGTTATATCAGTAAGGTTCTTGCTTTGTTTCTTTGTACCATGACAACTTGAGAACTCATCTTTAAAACGAAATCACAAACCCAATTCAGGGGTTAGATTTCCAAAAGCTTTAAGCGTTGCCATATTAAAAACTGTACAAGTTTTGGCAAAAAAATAAAGAAGAAGAAACTGTTTAGCTACACTCTTCTGGTTTATATAAATCACCAGAATAAATGAACATAAATACAACATGGCGACAACTTCTCCATCACCATGCTATCTAAATGGACAAATTCTTAGCGTTTTTGATGCAATCTTAGTAGTGGTAGAGGTTCGAGCTTGAACACTAGGATGAATCCCGTCCTCTTTTTCTTGATGATGACCGGTCTTTGCTTTTGCCACTTAACCAAAATGTATTTTTGAAAATATTCATTTAATTGTGGTAAAGATAAAAAGTGGTACCATGAAAGTGGTAAATATAAAATTTCGCCAATTAAAAACTCTCATTATAAAAAGTGGTACCATTCTTTAGTTTCTGATTGGGCTTTTTAAAACTAAAATTATGCTTCTTTTTATATTGGGCTACATTAGACCTATAATAATTGTGTTCTAGATTTCTTACTTCTCCTGCAATTTTACATATGCACGAATATATTCTATTATCATATATACAAAAAAATTTTAAGTAGTAGGGGGCACGTGCCCCCATAGTCAACAAAGTTCGTCCGCCCCTGCATATATCTCAAAACAAAATAATTAGTACCAAAAATATACAATCAAAATATAACCAAAATCTGTGACAGACTATAAATATCCAACATCCCAAAAATATTTGGGATTTTTTTAAAATTTACAGATTTCTTGAATTTTGGGTATTCATAGATTTCTTGAGGTTTGGAGTACATTTTTGATTTTTCGTGTATTTACAGTTTTTCTCGGGTTATTGGTTAGGTCTTCAGATTTGTTTGTTTATTTTTTAATTTTAAGTTTTTTTTTAGGTTTTCCGGGTTTTAGAATTTTTTTCAAAATTTTGGGTACATTTTTCGGTTTTTGGGTAATTTTTGCAAAAGAAAAAAAATTACCCATGTCAACTAGCAAATGAGAAAGTGTATATGTGCTATTTGGCTCAGCGTGGTTAACCAATATTATTTTGACTGAAGTTTTATAGTTCAGTTAATTTATTTGAAAAAAATAGTTTAAGATGAAGTCGACATGGTATCAAAGTTGAGGTAGTGATATGAACGATGAAAATTGTTTAAGTTGGTATTGACTATATGTTTCCTTCTTGTTCTAAGATAAGATAAAACAATAAAAAAAATAGAGTTTCTCATATTTATATGTGTTTTTGAAAGATAATTGCTGATCTTTTGAAACTATGAATCTCTTTTTTTTCCTCTACCAGTTAGGGTGTGATGTCTAATTGTTTTTATTTTGGTTTTTCTTTGTCAATGCCCAATAAATTTTATGTAGATTTTACATTAAAACGCCTAACCTTGAATTATATATATATCAAATATTTTCCAGTAATAACCATTTTAATCAATTTTATTACATTATAATTTACATATTTCATTGTTAGATGATTTATGCTAATTTTAATCATATTTTCTTAATTTTTTAAATTTTAATTATAAGATCAACTTATGTAGTATAAACCACTTTATGAGCTTTGGATTTTGCAAGATTATAATCATAAATGTATTTTCTAGCCTTGCGTTTGTTCATAAGATGTTAGTTGTAGTTTGACAACCTATTAATATTACTTTTAATTGAATAAAAGTAAAAATAATTTATCTACATGAGTGTTTTATATAGAAAAAGTTAAACTATTCTTTTTGAAAATCTTTTTTTTTCATTTAAAACAAATTTTAGGTCTTTTTGAAAATTTCTCTTTTAAGCTACTCCACTTTTTTTTTCTGTTCCACAATTATGCAATGTCACTTATCTGAGCTTTAAAATATAATTCACCTATTTCATTTTAGTTGATTTTTAAGATTAGTGCACACATATTAAAAGAAAATATACATTTTTATTAAAATATTATTGGTAACATTAAATATATTTTTCTGTCATCAATTACAGACTCATACTGACTCTGTGAACCATCCCAACAGATCTTGATCCATGTGAACGACGAAAGACGGTTGCTTCCTGACACTGCGTGCTAGGCTATCTGCTCTTGAATTTTGTGTCCTTGGTATATAGATAATCTCTGATCATGTGAAACCTTCTTTCAGGATCTTAATATCTTCCATATAATTTGTAAATGCTAGTCATTCTTTAGGTTCTGAAATCATCTTCACCAACTGAGAACAATCCGTTGCAAACGTAACCTTGAATTGGCGTATGTTTTTCATGCATTCCATTGCCCAGAGTAGTGGTTCTATATCCGCATGTAGAGGAGATAAACAAGCTCGGACATTCCTTGCTCTCAACAGCCCATTAAATCCTTCTAAAGTACTCAGACACCCTTGTCCGGAGAAAATCTCATTCTACTTCCAGGAACCATCTGTAAAACACCATCTCCCTGGGATTGATGGGAGAGTCGTAACCTCGGCCCTCGGATACTATCCTATTTCCGTTCAATACTTGTGCTTCAGCCCAAAGTATTGACTCTATTTCTGCCAATTTGAGCGTGTCCCTTGGATCCATGTCCGGATTACTAAAAACTTTATTGTTCCTTCCTTTCAAAATATACCAAAGTATCCATGCAAATTGATGATCATCCATCGGTGGGGAAACTCTCCAGAAGAGATGATCCATATTTGTAAAGAGAGAGCTTGTGGGGAAGATAGATGGATTTGATGGTATCTTGGAGAGAGCCCAAACCTGAAATGCTGGAGGACATTCAAAAAACACATGGTTGATCGATTCTTCATCCGCTCCACAACGTGCACAACATATGTCTCCTTGTATTCCTCGCACTTTCAGATTCTTCTTGACTGCTATACAGCCTGTTACCAATTGTCATAGAAGATGTTTTAACTTTAGGGGACACCGTATTTTCCAGCAGGACGCCTTCAAAGTAGGGGTGGGCGTTCGGATATCCGTTCGGGTTCGGGTCAGGTATTTTGGTATAGAGGTGTAGAACCCGTTAGGGTATTTCTGTACTTCGGATCGGGTTCGGATATTTTTAGTTCGGGTTCGGTTATTTCAGATCGGGTTCGGTTATTTAGATTTTGAAAAAACAAAATTAAATTTTCATTTCTCAAATTTTTTGTAGTTTAAAAATATAACTTTCCTTTAACTAATTTTTTTATTTTTGATAGATTGAACGGTTAATAAATTTAGACTTAACATTTTGAAACTAAAACATTAATTTGGTTATTGTTTTTAAATTTTGGATGTAACTTTTTGTTAATCTTTGAAATAAAAAATTTGACATGCATTTTAAGTGAGTAGCGCATCATTCAATTACGTATATCATATGAACTTAAAATATGTGTAGTATCAATATAAATATTTTATGTAAAATGAGAGATGTAAACTAGAAATATAAGGTTAATTATACATATGTTCGTTATTTTCGGATATCTATTTGGGTTCGGATATTACCCGTTCGGGTTCGGATATCCAATCTCTCCTAATTCAATACCCGTTCGGGGATTCTGCTACTTCGGTTCGGATTTCGGTTCGGGTTTTTCGGATCGGGTTCGGATGCCACTTCGGATATCGAGTAAAGTGTCCACCCCTACTTCAAAGCATCAACTGTGGGTCCAAACATTAAAGGTGGTTTGTCCCTGTCTGGATAAACTCGTTGTATCTGATATCCTGATTTAACCGTATACTTTCCATTATTTGTGAAATGACATCCATCCCTGTCCACTATCTGGGGTTTACCCAGTGGTATACTTTCTATAATTTTCACATCCTGAGGATCCATCAAAGCTCTGAGTGCTTGCGAATTCCATGTTCGCGAAGTAGAATCAATAAGAGAATTTACTGTTAGGCATGGGTTGAAATTGTGTTGATTTTTATTTGCTGGTCTCGGGCGAGTAATTGGGAGCCATGGATCGTTCCATACAGATATAGATGATCTTGATCCCACCCTTTTGATCAGTCATTTGCTTACCAGAGATCTAACAGAAATGATACTCCGCCAGCCATATGACGGAGAATATGAACGAATCGGTTTCAGGGGTGATGCATTCCTGTAATACCGTCCTTTGAACATTCGGGAAAATAAAGTATTTGGCTTCTCAATCAGATGCCACAATAGTTTACCAAGAATCGCTGTGTTGAAATCAATGATATCCTTAAAACCTAGTCCTCCATCCTCCTTATCAAGATATACTTTCTCCTATGATTTCCAGTGCATGCCTCTTGTCCTTCCCCCTGGACTCCACCAGAATTATGCGACCGCGGTCGTCACTTTTTTGGCGGTTGCCTTAGGTAGACGATAACAAGACATCACATGGTTTGGTAATGCCGTAACCACTGATTTAATAATCACTTCCTTTCTTCACCTTGTGAAAAAAACTTGAAAGTCCAACCATTAACTATATTATTTAGCCGGTCCTGCAAAAAGCTAAAAATTTGTATCGTACCCCACACCCCCCCCCCCCTAAGATTTTCTGGAAGACCTAGATAGGATCTCATGCCTCCAAGATTTTGGATGCCCAATATATCTCTTATCTCATGTCTAGCTGATTCCTCAATTTTGTGCCCAAATTGAATCGAGGACTTATCGAAGTTTATAAGCTGACCTGATACAACCTCATATTCCTTTAAAATCCTGAGGATGGTTTGAAATTTTTCTTTTTAAGATTTACAGAAGAAAATGCTATCATCCGCAAAAAGCAAATGAGATATCGATGGACATGCTCTAGCTACCTTCATTCCCGTTAAGTGTCTCCATCTTTTCGACTTTTTAATATTTGCAATTAAAGCCTCAGTACATAGAATAAATAAATAAGGTGATAAAGGATCCCCTTGTCATAAGCCCCTGTGTGGAACGATAAGAACCCGTGGTTGACCATTTAGTAGGTCCCGATATTGAACCGATGATATACACTCCATCATTAATGTAATCCAATAAAGATCAAAGCCCATCTTTTGTAATAGAGACTTGAGAAAATCTCATTTCACTCTATCATACGCTTTACTCATATCCGTTTTAATTGTTATATATTTTCTTTTGTCATGCCTTATTATTCCTTAATCCATGAAACATTTCATGAGCAATAAGAATATTATCAGAGATCAACCTTCCTGGCACAAATGCCGATTGGGTCTCTGATATGAGGGAGGGTAAGCATATCTTCAATCGCTGACACAGAACCTTCGAGATAATTTTATACCCAACATTACATAGGCTGATTGACCTCAGTTCTGTCATTCTTGTAGGCATCTCCGTCTTTGGGATCATACAAATATTAGTAATA
Proteins encoded in this window:
- the LOC106338969 gene encoding uncharacterized protein LOC106338969; the protein is MKEVWGLKNWVSWNTTSAIMLIWLLFFKQDSIWATWYLTEVLDGDINNFWVINTKQKNSWLANYLLLQCGTVFDWIKQVVGNGKTCYFWSSKWSPFGNISKNLRGESSHTTGIPATTTLAEIWESGN